In Capsicum annuum cultivar UCD-10X-F1 chromosome 8, UCD10Xv1.1, whole genome shotgun sequence, the genomic window GGGAGTTACTTCTTACAATATCAGAAATACAATATTCGaaacacaaatataaaaaatattagtattaGTAACAGATATATTGATGAGATGCACATATTAATTCACAAAACGAATGTAAAATGTCTTACGTGCAAGGAAATTTTTTGGGGTTAGAGGGAATTTTGGGGATTATGCTTAACCTTTTTCTGATTTATGGAAATACACGTTGTTGAGCTATAGTTTTATTAAGTATTTTAAAACGTTTAATAGTCTAACATCTTAATTCCAATTCGGTTGAGGGTCTTATTCCTATAGATATTCCAAATTGAAGTAGAAGAAATACAGATCGCATGACTTAATCACTTTTAATTAGGTGAGCTGTTCGGCATTTTAACTGTATTAATAGAGAAAATTAGAGAGGAGTGTGGTATGATAAATGTGATCTTTAACATTTTCATTACTAATTGGGTTGCTGTCGAATTACATATTACTCCCTCCACAACTTGTTATTTTTTACACGACACACCGATTGAGAAAGCAATAATAATGGGTATAGTAACTTtatcatattattcatattaattgatgtttagttgtaataaataattaatgctaagggcaaaacataattttttttttggtcttttcttgaTGTgtctaaaataataagtaaaaataaaaataaaataagaaaatagtgacaagtaaattCGAACGAATGGAGTATTTCCTAATTAAAGAGGAGATATTCCATTAGGTATATATTATATTGATCAATACAAACCTTAGTTTGTTACATAAACGTTTACACGAGTAAGATTTTTACTACTTGTTACAATTCCAgaaatacaataatcaaaataccaagtatatatagaaaataatatagtaatagaGATATTAATGAGATCCACATATTAATTCACAAAACAAAAGCgaaaataagaaagaattaaaataatcagCTGATACGGCGGCACAGGGTAATTCCATCACCAACAGGAAGCATACAAATCTCAATCCTTGGATCAGCTGCTAATGCTTTGTTAAGTTCCAATACAAAGTCTCTATAGTACCTAACATATTTCCTCATTGGTGCATCTGGTGGAGCCACCACGGAACCATTCCACAGGGTGTTATCGTACCCAATCACACCACCAACTTTCACTAGTTCTATTATCCTCTTGTGGTAGTTGATGTAGTTGTCCTTGTCAGCATCCACGAAAATGAAATCATACGTGCCATGGTTGTTTTTctgctcaaaaaaaaaaaaaaaaagagagattaTTTTACGAACGATTATGTATAGTTATCGTTTAGGTGATCTGATGATAACTTACGTCTTCGACCAATCGATCAAGAACAGGCAAAGCGGGGCCTTCACGGAAATCAATCTTGTGAGCCACGCCAGCCTTTTGGATTATGGGCAAACCAAGTTCGTAATTTTCCCTGTTAATATCCATGGCTAATATCTGCAAAAGTATACATGAATACTTTATTAAAACTAGTTATTTGTATTTTGGTCACCAACCCATAATAGGATAAAGTGGCGTG contains:
- the LOC107840262 gene encoding caffeoyl-CoA O-methyltransferase 6, coding for MAENGAAQENQVAKHQEVGHKSLLQSDALYQYILETSVYPREPEPMKELRELTAKHPWNLMTTSADEGQFLSMLLKLINAKNTMEIGVYTGYSLLATALALPDDGQILAMDINRENYELGLPIIQKAGVAHKIDFREGPALPVLDRLVEDKNNHGTYDFIFVDADKDNYINYHKRIIELVKVGGVIGYDNTLWNGSVVAPPDAPMRKYVRYYRDFVLELNKALAADPRIEICMLPVGDGITLCRRIS